The Plasmodium knowlesi strain H genome assembly, chromosome: 12 sequence ttgttagaataaggttgtaatgGTGTCTGAATGAGGTTGTTgaggtgtcagaataaggttgtaggggtgcaggagtaaggttgtaggggtataggagtaaggttgtatgggtacTGGAATAAGGCTGTTAGGGTgatggaataaggttgtaggggtgttagaataaggtggtaagggtgttagaataaggtggtaagggtgttagagtaaggtggtaagggtgtcagaataaggttggtaagcttgctagaataaggtagtaagggtgttagaataaggtggtagggttgttagaataaggtggtaagggtgtcagaatagggtcttaggggtgtcagaatagggtcttaggggtgtcagaatagggtcttaggggtgtcaaaatagggtcttagaggtgtcagaatatggttgtaggggggttagaatgaggtggtaagggtgttagaataaggtagtaagggtgttagaataaggtagtaggggtattagaataaggtggtaagggtgtcagaataaaggttgcaggggtgttagaataagcttttaggggtgtcagaatagggtcttaggggtgtcagaatagggtcttagggttgtcagaatagggttttaggggtgccataataaggtggtaatggtgttagaataaggtcgtaagtgtgttagaataaggtggtaagggtgtcagaatagtgtcttaggggtgtcagaatagggtcttaggggtgtcagaataaggttgcattggtgtcagaataaggttgtaggggtattagaataaggtcttaggggtattagaataaggtcttaggggtacaGGAGTGAGGTGGTacgggtgtcagaataaggtggtaagggtgttggaataaggttgtgggggtgttagaataaggtggtaaggttgttagaataaggtcttaggggtgtcagaataaggtggtcagggtgctagaataaggaggtaagggtgttagaataaggtggtaagggtgttagaataaggtggtgcAGGTATTAGAATGagatggtaagggtgttagaataaggtggtaagggtgttagaataaaggttgtaagggtgttggaataaggtgttaagggtgaaggtgttaagggtgtcagaataaggtggtaagggtgttagaataaggtggtgagaatgttagagtaaggttgtaagggtgtcagaataggatcttaggggtgtcagaatagggtcttagggatgttggaatagggtcttaggggtattagaatagggtcttaggggtgtcagaatagggtcttaggggtgtcagaataaggttgttggggtgttagaataaggtttttgaggtgttagaatgaggttgtaagggtattagaataatgttttaggggtgtcagtaGTCAGATtctgggtgttggaataaggttgtaggttGTCAGAATAACGCTGTTGGGGTATAGGACTAAGAGTTttaggttattagaataaggttccggctttaggaggaaggtttcagggtatacgggtaaggtcttaggggtgttggaatgatgttgtaggggtgttcgaataaggttctaattgtataagagtaaggttgtagggttgtTGGAATTAAGCTTTTAGGGGTGTAGGAAGAacgtcttaggggtgttagaataaggtggtaagagtgATAGAATAAgttggtaagggtgttagaacagggtggtaaggatgttagaataaggtgttaagggtgttacaataacgttgtaggggtgtccgaatatggttgttggggtgttggaataaggtggtaagggtgttagaataaggttgtaaggatgttagaataaggtggtaaaggtgttagaataaggtggtaatggtgttagaataaggtggttggggtattagaataaagttgtaggggtgttagaatagggtggtaagggtgttagaataaggtggtaagggtgtcggaataaggtggtaagggcgttaaaataaggtggcaggggtgtcagaatagggtcttaggggtgtcagaatagggtcttaggggtgttggaataatgttgttgggggtgttagaataaggtggtaagggtgttagaataaggtggtaagggtgttagaataaggtggtaagggtgttagaataaggtggtaagggtgttagaataaagttttatGGGTATCGGAATAAGGTTCgagggtataagaataaggtttcagggtttaggaataaggttcaggggttagctttagctgctttagggggggaaaggaaagactcctcgccgaccggaaccggatactacacaccaaccggatactacacaccaaccgcATATtacatactaaccggatggcagaaaacaggatggaaaaaaaaaaaaaagagaaaaaagaaaaaaaaaaagaatttatacttatacatatacatgtatgtatatgtatgtacatatacatacatgtatatgtatgtacatatacatatgtatatgtatatgtatatatgcatatgcatttatgcatatgcatatatatatatatatatatatttattctaCTTATAGAAGGAGTTCTGGACAGATAAAGGCGAAGTTGCCGACTTATGGAACACACTGTCCACAGCCATGAAGACAAATAGGAGCGACGAAGATAAATGTAAAACAATGGATGATGGCACTGGTGCCAGTGGCACTAGTGGCAGAACTGCCACTGaccctgaaaagaaggcatgcaattatttgcatgccggtctAAAGGAACTGTACAAGACGAATGGGGCGATGGCGACGCCGTCGCCGTCGCCGTCAGCCAACGGCAAACTTTTggacaacccactgttaagacaaacagtgggttgtttattacttcacgcttatgcaaagaaaatgaaagaaaaatcgaCCTGTGTCATTGATTCTGGTATAGTGAAGGCATTTAAGGCATTTGATGATAATAATGCTTCATGCACGAACAATGGTTCgtgcattaaatgtgaatGGAAAGAGACGGACTATGACAACTGCCAAATTACCACAAATGGCAACTCCAAAGAGCCAgcaaagaacaaattagaccaagttaaaaacaaaattgacacCACCGCAAAGGACAAcctaaagaaaataaatcacATGGATAAGTTATGTGATTATATTAAATGTGccgcacccaaatggttctACAACCAAAAGAACAACAAGCAAGCAGCGAGTAGTGGAACGACGAAGAGCTGGGTAAGTACTACCACAACGAACACAAGCACCATAACATTGATGGggtagaaagaaaaaaaaagaaaaaaaaaattattctgattccgggtttaggaataaaggttgcatgggtgttagaataaggttgtatggggtgttagaataaggtttcaggggtatgGGAATGGGGTtcagggtgctagaatatggtggtaagggtgttagaataagatttTAGGGGTGCTGAGAGTAATGTtctaggggtgttagaatagggttttaagggtattagaataaagtttgagggtgttagaataaggtttcggggttagctttagttactttaggggaaagggaaaatctCCTCGAAGACcgggaccggatactacatagtaaccggatagcacaccaaccggatactgcacgaaccaactacatatatatattaccttctatttttttttttttttttacagtgtgaatTTTGGAATGAAGGCGTCAAACCAACACTGGAGAACATGTTCAAAGAAATCGAGGTTAAAGGGAAGACCAACACTAATTACGTAACATGCCAAGGCTTTGGTGATGGAAATCcacatagtgttgaaagaaaggCATGTATTCATATCGCGGAGGGACTAAACTACATTAAAAACATTAAGCCTAAGGGTAGTGGTGCTAGTGGTAGTACTATCACCTCGCCTAATGATAAAGACAAGCAACTGCTTGATAGAGCAGTTgcttgtattgctcttaacatgtacgctgatCAAATAAGAGAAAAGTCGAAGAataaatgtcccattgatgagaagagaatagaaaaaatgtttgaagtttggaataaaattaataattatCCGTGTCCGACCTCTGGTGGTAAtaattgttttgaatgcaaaaggaaagaaaattttaatggttgTCACCTGAGCGTCGCAGACGCtctggtggaaaaaaatcaaagtgCAAGTTGCTCTTCTAACGACAACAGAGAAAATGTCAAAACTGAATTAAACAAATTCCTCAACGACAAATCCAAATCCATCCCCCAAGTGAAGGATACCTTATCCACTATCACTAACATGTCCAACTCTTTCTGTACTAAAATGCAATGCGCAGCAAAACAATACTACGTCAAAAAAAACAGCCCTAATGGAAAAAGCACCGATGTGAAGTGGGTAAGGGACAATAGACAactgcatatatacacatataaaaacatatatgtatatatgtacatgcatatacataggtatatatgtatatggacgtatatatatatatatatacttatatatatgtacatatatatatatctatatatatatatatatatagatatacatatgtgcatatatgaatatgtgtatatatgtatgtatatgcatatatgtaaatatgtatatatccatatgtatatatatatatatatgtatatatatgtatgcatatatgtatatatatgtatgtatttataataaaaatttgatgaaaagaaagaaagtgaaataaaagaacaaaacagAGAAAGAAATTCATATACCTGGTTTagaaatgaaggttgttggggtgttagaataaggttgtaggggtgttggaatgatgttgttgtggtgttggaatgatgttgttgtggtgttggaatgatgttgttgtggtgttggaatgatgttgttgtggtgttggaatgatgttgttgtggtgttggaatgatgttgttgtggtgttggaatgatgttgttgtggtgttggaatgatgttgttgtggtgttggaatgatgttgttgtggtgttggaatgatgttgttgtggtgttggaatgatgttgttgtggtgttggaatgatgttgttgtggtgttggaatgatgttgttgtggtgttggaatgatgttgttgtggtgttggaatgatgttgttgtggtgttggaatgatgttgttgtggtgttgtaggggtgttgtaggggtgttgtaggggtgctgtaggggtgttgtaggggtgttgtaggggtgttgtaggggtgttgtaggggtgttgtaggggtgttgtaggggtgttgtaggggtgttgtaggggtgttgtaggggtgttgtaggggtgttgtaggggtgttgtaggggtgttgtaggggtgttgtaggggtgttgtaggggtgttgtaggggtgttgtaggggtgttgtaggggtgttgtaggggtgttgtaggggtgttgtaggggtgttgttgtggtgttggaatgatgttgttggggtgttggaatgatgttgttggggtgttggaatgaaggttgttgtggcgttggaatgatgttgttggggtgtttgaatgatgttgtaggggtatcgGAGTAAGGCTTTGAGGGTGTAgtagtaaggttttagggtatatgagtaaggtttcagggtattggaataaggattcaaggtattggaataaggtttcagggtttaggaataacgttccagggtttaggaataaggttcaggggtcagctttagttactttagggggggagaggaaaaactcctcgaagaccgggacgggatactacataacctaccagcaaccaacatactgacacaacacaacatactaacataaccaacatactaacacaacacaacatactaacacaacacaacacaaccaacacaaccaacacaaccaacacaaccaacacaaccaacatgcaaccacaacacaaccacaccacaaccaacatactaacataaccaacatactaacacaacacaacatactaacacaacacaacatactgacacaaccaaacatactgacataaccaacatactaacacaacacaacatactaacacaacacaacatactaacataaccaacctactaacataaccaacacaacacaacatactaacataaccaacatactaacataaccaacatactaacacaaccaacatactaacataaccaacatactgacacaaccacaacatactaacataaccaaacatactaacacaaacaacatactaacacaaccaacatactacaaacacagagagaaaaaaaaaaaaaaaataaaaaataacgattgtgtaaaaaaggaagaattattaatacatccatatacatatgtttatatgtatatgcatatatatgtatatgcatatatatatatatgtatatatgtatatatgtatatgtatatatgtatatatatatgtatacacatatgtgtatacatatgtgtatacatatacatatatttttttttatttctttctttcttttgttctatgtttaggaagaaataaatgatgtCGTTAAGGATGAATTAACGAAACTTATAGGACATATTACGAATCATGGGAATTGGGATTCCTTTTCCACACACTGCAACGATCCAAAATGGAATAACGacacaaaaggagaaataactgcaaagcaaaaagcttgtaagctttttgcttcaggtttAAAATACATTTCTCAAATTAATGACGACCAACAAAAGGATACTGTACCACTTAAAagaactatgatgtgcgcagcacttaatctttatgctgatcaattaacAAACAAATCAACAGAACAATGTCCTCTCGATGGAACTAAATTGGAACAGGCAATAAAATACGCTTTTGAACAATATAATGCCACTATGAGGAATGGAACACCTTCCCAATGCTCAGCTGTTAATGgtcctaattcttgttttattTGCAATAGAGAAGATAAATTTCACAATTGCCAAATTGGAAGCAAAGCCACTGACAAAGTAAAGGACAATATGGACAATCTCCTCGACAAGGAAGACCAAATCAACTCCCAACCCAAATCTAACACTCCTACCATGGAACAAACactagacaaaataaatagtaAGGacactttctgtactcaagtccaatgcgCAATCAAACAACACTACGCAAAGAAGatcaaaggaaaaacatttccAAATGGAACAAGACCATCTTGGGTAAGAATGGACAactacgtatacatatatatatgtatatgtatatgtatttatatgtatgtatatatgtatatgtatacacatatgtgtatacatatacatatatatttttttttggttttcttcttttgttctatgtttaggGTGAAATGAAGTCTGAAATTGAAAGGGTATTAACGGACCTTCTAAATTATATGGAAAAATCGCATAATCAGTCGGACGCTATCGAATATTGCAATGATGAAGTTAAATGGAGTAAATTTGgccataaaggaaaacacacaaataaagcagcttgtttgctttttgcttcagggttaaagcacatttatacccATGGTAATGACCACCAGACGGGCCAGTttaagggcccatcgtttgaacaaacgatgggttgtttatttcttaaggagtatgcaaaacaattgcaaaaaatggcagaaacgaaaaaaaaaggacagagttgggtacatcctctttgtgacatagataaGGGCATAAATCACGCTTTTGATAAGAGTGGTGACATTATGAAGAATGTATTAACTGAATGCAACAATGGTACTGATGGTATTTCTTGTTTTCAATGCAAACTAAATGAAGGTTATgataattgcaaaattggcgaTGACGATGTAGGAAATAAAGCTAAAGATCTGTTCGAAGGCGAATCGAAGCAaaaccaaatggaaaaaacattagagaatacagtctgtcccatccttcttacggatctccttaccccttttgttcctttggctcctgtctctattggtctttctgctatggcttattacctttggaaggtaagattaataaaaaaaagaataaaaaaaaatatatatatatatatatatattttaatggacaaaattaattgttaaaaggaaaaaaatttttttttaatggttaaaaaaaaaaaaaaattaatggaaaaaattaataaaaaaaaaaaaaaaaaaaatttaatggacaaaattaattattaaaaggaaaaaaaaattttttttaatggttaaaaggaaaaaaaatttttaatggaaaaaattaataaaaaaaaaaaaaaaaaaattttaatggacaaaattaattattaaaaggaaaaaaaaatttttttttaatggtttaaataaaataaaataaatgtgtaaaaagaacatttcacattcttcttaacaaaaatatcctctcatttttttttttttttttttttttttgtagtattttggtcctcttggtaaaggaggacaacgtttcagaagatctcctgctgaaattcctggtccatcagtacaggaacaagtcttcgatcatgtgcaacaagatagttcacatgaatatcgattagtgaaggaacgaaaacctcgttctgctccaacgagaacgaaacgttctggtcgcgtgaatcgtcgcacgattattgaaattcattttgaagtgttggacgaatgtcaaaaaggggacacacaattgaaccagaaggattttctggaacttttggttcaagaattcatgggatccgaattaatggaagaagaacaggttcctaaggaagaagttcttatggaaagtgttcctatggaacgtgttccaagtttgggttccgtgtttatggtttagggttcacagtttagggtttacagtttagagttcacagtttaggattcacagtttagagttcacagtttaggattcacagtttagggttcacaatttagggttcacagtttagggttcacagcttagggttcagagtttagagtttacagtttagggtttattgtttaagatgaaggatattgttctcacaccttttgtccttttttttttccctttttattttttatttgttcttgaagaaaaaaaaaagaaagattttttttttccacatttatttcttattttgtttgcaaaaaatttttcttttttttttttttggtgaaaagacacccttttgttcatagaaaaaaaaaaaaatatattctttttttttaagaacgcacattcttttttttttttccgcatgcgaaaaatattttttctttcttttttttttttccgcttgcgaaaaatatattttttcttctttcttttttttttttttgcgaaaaacAGGAAGATAAGCGCGCGCTCATATTGTGATGTGTCCGGTCCgcgaacacacaaaaaaaaaaaaaaaaaaaaaaaaaaggacggtggacgatgaaatatattacagttgcaaaaggtcgcaaaatataCAGGAATAACAGACACTTATCCgacacaaggaaaaattgtgtatacatacgtgttggcacaaacaactttatcgaagtatacatacactttacaccaAAAATTTATACAGAATAACGGGAATATGCGGAAATGGCTGGGTTCAACGTCCCGGGTTAGaagtatggttggttccgggtttaaagtaaagttgggtccgggttaaaggtaaaagtgggttctgggttaaggatcaaaatgggttccgggttaagggtaaagtgggttccgggttaaggataaaagtgggttccgggttaaggataaaagtgggttccgggttaaaggtaaaagtgggttccgggttaaaagtaaaaggggttccgggttaagggtaaaagtaggttccgggttaagggtaaaagtgggttccgggttaaggataaaagtgggttccgggttaaggataaaagtgggttcagggttaaggataaaagtgggttccgggttaaggattaaggTGGGTTGTGCCTTAAGGTGAATGTAAGATCAGGGTTTGGAGTTATGGTAATAGTAGGATCGGGATTTAAGTTTAATGTTGgtagagtataggtttagggtttaggtttgagGATTTTAGGATTCTATGAATGTTCTATACGAGAGAAATGTACAGGTATATCTAAGGATGGatgaaaatggaggaaactACGAAAATGGTAATGAAtgcataaaggaggaaaatgttATTTGAGGAGAATTAAAATAAGCATAAAGGAGGACGAACAAACGGGAGAAAAacataagggaaggaatgaaaaagaaagaagaagtgtgAGTAGGAATAACAGGAGaagatgaaaggaaaagaagaaaaaaggaaatggaagaaaaaaaaagaaatgcaagTGGAAAATTGTATTATGGAGGAGATTTgcgtacatttattttttttttctctccttgcttttttttttcactcttttttttattttttttcaatttcttattttctctttttttcttttttttttttttttatctattttcctttttttttttttctttttcttttatgtatatatttttttattatttccttctaaagaaggaaatgttttttccttatgttgGAATGTTTTAATTAGTATGGGGaatgaattgtataatagttggaaatgtagggagatgttcttcttttttagaatgtggtggatgttcttttttttttctttctttctttctttattttttttttgatcttTAAACCTactctttctaataaagatattctttctaataaagatattctttctaataaagatattctttctaataaagatattctttctaataaagatattctttctaataaagatattcttcctaatataaaaatattctttctaataaagatattcttcctaataaagatatttatttctaagaaagatattctttc is a genomic window containing:
- a CDS encoding SICAvar, type I translates to MSSSGKPGGVAAGSGGAVDGSGTGSGGAATGGTTPMWQEWLEKWLEKNKENLGKGTITDALWKDLEPTYNNFVKEVKEAQQSFEMDELCESTGQLTDNAVYVDGVKTLCQAILKIRYFMSGVKTERRGQAPDGTKYDRAPVIQENMQPDETFKRCIVGMVGLWDIYGEHCKLGGVIQEVESGVDSKLKKHLKKEHIANLDMCKSITAEGLTLGRTVLGDRIKNWVKEDKERAAGRSSAASRWVGGAMYLGEGMCPKGEDEKKKARKDNMKSMAQFLSLPNTTPDPGNSSKVNVMEVLTNDKYNIPDEQLKTALASVVANGKSLNTEAIKNLNQMLADKAHIVKAQVCIKDAVDDPNGNGSALCNRLTCIQKYLKALDGQNANTATNTFWEKNVKELWTELSTEMLGKANVEVEECNKLPNPSDKTACKYLHAGFKELYKDTTTPAAAALPASPAPSAPTGADILKNNPSFRQTMGCFLLHAYAKHMKEKAVCDIEKGITTAFNAWEKPENKGATSCSGTGKTCVPCKWDKDDKWENCDINTTGSGEKVKTKLDVIIGPDDQTVKTTAEKVNTMTLCERVQCVGKRWLKEKKNASTNWVDVWDEVKTELTNLSSGITSKKKDVTSHCPTDEGKGKEACLLIAAGLKNLYDINENDAVTASFQRTMRCVLLNAIADKLQEESFPCKDEKHTKEGIDHAFKESINNQIKNNSKGCNGNDKCFTCPRQSLTDLTSCQVGENKEKKELKEKVNEVLTNNNNGAKEEMKKIEDKAIKDICKPCEENDLCQQLKCIAPKWAVNRSLTKDQGTWDNMKTDFGGLLSLLLTGMKANRSSVAHHCKQDTNSQVWSDNDAHGSANKTACELVAGGLYRISTILDTYNAISEKTPYDNQEFKQFVSCLALKAIVQKMKDESHICNIDEGIKVAFGAASQIKKDHCNNGKPCFLCKLDDSYDSCNIGNNSNVKTNLENLLKTKGSEVNNALKDITETPGNAGPSLCDRLQCLSSRVEALKGQPNSTNAKEFWTDKGEVADLWNTLSTAMKTNRSDEDKCKTMDDGTGASGTSGRTATDPEKKACNYLHAGLKELYKTNGAMATPSPSPSANGKLLDNPLLRQTVGCLLLHAYAKKMKEKSTCVIDSGIVKAFKAFDDNNASCTNNGSCIKCEWKETDYDNCQITTNGNSKEPAKNKLDQVKNKIDTTAKDNLKKINHMDKLCDYIKCAAPKWFYNQKNNKQAASSGTTKSWCEFWNEGVKPTLENMFKEIEVKGKTNTNYVTCQGFGDGNPHSVERKACIHIAEGLNYIKNIKPKGSGASGSTITSPNDKDKQLLDRAVACIALNMYADQIREKSKNKCPIDEKRIEKMFEVWNKINNYPCPTSGGNNCFECKRKENFNGCHLSVADALVEKNQSASCSSNDNRENVKTELNKFLNDKSKSIPQVKDTLSTITNMSNSFCTKMQCAAKQYYVKKNSPNGKSTDVKWEEINDVVKDELTKLIGHITNHGNWDSFSTHCNDPKWNNDTKGEITAKQKACKLFASGLKYISQINDDQQKDTVPLKRTMMCAALNLYADQLTNKSTEQCPLDGTKLEQAIKYAFEQYNATMRNGTPSQCSAVNGPNSCFICNREDKFHNCQIGSKATDKVKDNMDNLLDKEDQINSQPKSNTPTMEQTLDKINSKDTFCTQVQCAIKQHYAKKIKGKTFPNGTRPSWGEMKSEIERVLTDLLNYMEKSHNQSDAIEYCNDEVKWSKFGHKGKHTNKAACLLFASGLKHIYTHGNDHQTGQFKGPSFEQTMGCLFLKEYAKQLQKMAETKKKGQSWVHPLCDIDKGINHAFDKSGDIMKNVLTECNNGTDGISCFQCKLNEGYDNCKIGDDDVGNKAKDLFEGESKQNQMEKTLENTVCPILLTDLLTPFVPLAPVSIGLSAMAYYLWKYFGPLGKGGQRFRRSPAEIPGPSVQEQVFDHVQQDSSHEYRLVKERKPRSAPTRTKRSGRVNRRTIIEIHFEVLDECQKGDTQLNQKDFLELLVQEFMGSELMEEEQVPKEEVLMESVPMERVPSLGSVFMV